A stretch of Arachis hypogaea cultivar Tifrunner chromosome 15, arahy.Tifrunner.gnm2.J5K5, whole genome shotgun sequence DNA encodes these proteins:
- the LOC112748487 gene encoding uncharacterized protein, which translates to MKYDGTQDPLEHLTAFEARMNLEGVGDEVRCRAFPVTLAGPAIRWFNNLPQGSVTQFSDISHAFLAQFTTRIVKAKHPINLLGVTQRPGEPTRKYLDRFNDECLEIDGLMDSVASLCLTNGLSNEDFRKHLTTKPVWTMQEIQCVAKEYINDEEVSRVVAANKRQPAYNQARHYEGRERPKEHARDGSPSKTPKPFPRVGKFTNYTPLTAPITEVYQQIAEKGILSKPRPLKDRTGGNKNLYCEYHKGYRHKTQDCIDLKDALEQAIRDGKLANFSHLIREPRRRNRDHDSEDRSRPTR; encoded by the coding sequence atgaagTATGATGGAACACAAGATCCCCTGGAACACttgacggcctttgaggccagaatgaacctggAAGGGGTAGGAGACGAGGTCAGATGTCGCGCCTTCCCAGTTACCTTGGCGGGCCCGGCGATACGGTGGTTCAACAACCTCCCGCAGGGCTCGGTGACTCAATTCTCCGACATCAGCCATGCCTTCTTGGCTCAATTCACGACCAGGATTGTCAAAGCCAAACACCCAATCAATCTGCTAGGGGTGACACAGAGACCCGGAGAGCCGACCAGGAAATACCTGGACCGTTTCAATGACGAGTGCCTGGAAATTGACGGTCTAATGGACTCGGTGGCAAGTCTATGCTTGACAAACGGGCTCTCGAATGAGGACTTCAGGAAACACCTTACCACAAAGCCCGTTTGGACAATGCAAGAAATCCAATGCGTGGCCAAAGAATACATCAATGACGAAGAAGTCAGCcgggtcgtggctgccaataagcGGCAGCCCGCCTACAACCAAGCCCGGCACTATGAAGGCAgagaaagaccaaaggaacacGCCAGGGACGGCAGTCCGAGTAAAACACCCAAACCATTCCCCCGAGTTGGAAAGTTCACCAATTATACCCCCCTCACAGCACCAATCACCGAAGTCTACCAACAGATAGCGGAAAAGGGGATACTGTCAAAGCCCCGACCTCTGAAGGACAGgacgggaggaaacaagaacctctactGCGAGTACCACAAGGGTTACAGacacaagacccaagactgcaTCGACCTAAAAGACGCCCTGGAGCAAGCCATCAGGGATGGGAAACTCGCCAACTTCTCCCACCTTATACGGGAACCAAGGAGACGTAACCGGGACCACGATAGCGAAGATAGATCCCGGCCAACGAGGTGA